In the genome of Quercus robur chromosome 3, dhQueRobu3.1, whole genome shotgun sequence, one region contains:
- the LOC126716470 gene encoding uncharacterized protein LOC126716470, with the protein MCRTSLGLHHPSHPNHPLILFGIYKYYSNKEEYSRFSKCNVCGEKSFEYSYCCYRCNFNIHIRCSYFPLTIETEFHDHQLTRIWYLTKFTCDFCGKEGNLPYFCVQCNFIIHSRCVACPRILKAFHHNHPLHLTPSLEVHQSNSPICLLCVRKVETHWLYYCSRCDFSAHLYCAMLPFNREYINLQDLKEEQSTDSKTKDPELHQSFDSKIYEVKKTTVREDGTKIATEIKHFNLHSLAKRDGTENVWSISLCHLYLFLIKCATLPQTTWYNQHEHPFTLCYTPEDDSGECYYDICEEERDPKQWFYYYKDCNFPAHRGCILGNTPNVK; encoded by the exons ATGTGCAGAACTTCCCTTGGGTTGCACCATCCCTCACACCCAAATCATCCTCTTATTCTCTTCggcatatataaatattatagcAACAAAGAAGAATATAGCAGATTTAGCAAATGCAACGTCTGTGGAGAAAAGAGTTTTGAATACAGTTATTGTTGTTACCGTTGCAACTTCAACATTCACATAAGATGTTCTTATTTTCCACTCACCATCGAAACTGAATTCCATGACCATCAATTGACCCGCATTTGGTATCTGACAAAGTTCACTTGTGACTTCTGTGGCAAAGAAGGCAATCTACCCTATTTTTGTGTCCAATGCAATTTCATTATACATTCACGTTGTGTTGCTTGCCCACGCATACTAAAAGCTTTCCATCACAACCACCCTCTCCACCTCACTCCTTCTCTTGAAGTCCATCAATCCAACTCTCCAATTTGCCTACTCTGTGTTCGAAAAGTGGAAACACACTGGCTTTACTATTGCTCAAGATGCGATTTTTCTGCCCACCTCTATTGTGCTATGCTCCCCTTTAACAGGGAGTACATAAATTTGCAGGATCTTAAAGAGGAGCAGTCCACCGATTCAAAAACTAAAGATCCAGAGCTCCATCAATCCTTTGACTCAAAAATCTACGAAGTCAAAAAAACCACTGTGAGGGAAGATGGAACTAAAATAGCCACAGAAATCAAACACTTCAATCTCCATTCTCTCGCCAAAAGAGATGGAACTGAA AATGTTTGGAGTATTTCATTGTGCCACTTGTATTTGTTCTTGATCAAATGCGCTACACTACCACAAACCACATGGTACAACCAACATGAACATCCTTTCACTCTCTGTTATACTCCTGAAGATGACTCTGGTGAATGTTACTATGATATCTGTGAAGAAGAACGAGATCCTAAGCAATGGTTTTACTACTATAAGGATTGCAATTTTCCTGCTCATCGCGGCTGTATTCTTGGGAACACACCAAATGTCAAGTAA